The following are encoded in a window of Streptomyces sp. SAT1 genomic DNA:
- a CDS encoding pyridoxamine 5'-phosphate oxidase family protein, producing the protein MSTARAALRMTEVSGPEALWLLEGSRLGRLVYVRREQAVVRPGRHVWHVGRLVVRTPVPAAAVPASAAYHVDEVDRDTGTGWSVTADGPAEVVADPDEAAHYRRVLCGWTHGPHDTIVRLRPRTVTGFRFARVRG; encoded by the coding sequence ATGAGCACCGCCCGCGCAGCGCTGCGCATGACCGAGGTCTCCGGCCCCGAGGCCCTGTGGCTCCTGGAGGGCAGCCGCCTGGGCCGGCTGGTGTACGTCCGCCGCGAGCAGGCCGTCGTGCGTCCGGGACGGCACGTGTGGCACGTGGGCCGCCTCGTCGTGCGCACCCCGGTGCCGGCCGCCGCGGTGCCCGCCTCGGCGGCGTACCACGTGGACGAGGTGGACCGGGACACCGGCACCGGCTGGAGCGTCACCGCCGACGGCCCCGCCGAGGTGGTCGCCGATCCCGACGAGGCCGCCCACTACCGGCGCGTCCTGTGCGGCTGGACGCACGGCCCGCACGACACGATCGTGCGGCTGCGCCCGCGGACCGTCACCGGCTTCCGGTTCGCCCGGGTACGGGGCTGA
- a CDS encoding ArsR/SmtB family transcription factor, whose amino-acid sequence MSTPLYQLKAEFFKTLGHPARIRVLELLSEREHAVAEMLPEIGIEPAHLSQQLAVLRRANLVVTRKEGSTVYYSLTSPHVAELLRVARTILSGVLAGQAELLADLRAAQGEGGPQA is encoded by the coding sequence ATGAGCACGCCGCTGTACCAGCTGAAGGCCGAGTTCTTCAAGACGCTCGGCCACCCGGCGCGCATCCGCGTCCTGGAGCTGCTGAGCGAGCGCGAGCACGCGGTCGCCGAGATGCTGCCCGAGATCGGTATCGAGCCCGCGCACCTCTCCCAGCAACTGGCCGTGCTGCGCCGGGCCAACCTGGTCGTGACCCGCAAGGAGGGCTCGACCGTGTACTACTCCCTGACCAGCCCGCATGTGGCGGAGCTGCTCAGGGTGGCCCGCACCATCCTGTCCGGGGTCCTGGCGGGCCAGGCCGAACTGCTCGCCGACCTGCGGGCCGCCCAGGGTGAGGGCGGCCCGCAGGCGTAG
- a CDS encoding SulP family inorganic anion transporter, whose product MSTPLTRAARSVRSLLPARSDLADARRDPRRDLLAGLTVAIVALPLALGFGVSSGLGAEAGLATAVVAGAVAAVFGGSNLQVSGPTGAMTVVLVPIFGRYGAGGVLTVGLIAGFLLVALAVLRAGKYMQYVPAPVVEGFTLGIACVIGLQQVPNALGVAKPEGDRVLVVTWRAVEEFARTPNWTAAGLAVAVAAFMLAGARRWPAVPFSVVAVVAATAVAQLAGLDAAAPIGDLPAGLPAPSLAFLDAGALGSLLAPAVAVAALAALESLLSASVADGMTTGQKHDPDRELFGQGLANIAAPLFGGVPATGAIARTAVNVRTGARSRLAALTHAAVLAVIVFAAAPLVSRIPLAALAGVLLATAVRMVEVASLKAMARATRSDALTLVLTAAATLALDLVYAVIIGLAVAGALALRAVARQVRLDRMPLDGTDGPGEGERTAAADALSAGHIVAYRIDGPLFFAAAHRFLRELGEVTGARVVVLRMSRVTTVDATGALVLKDVVEKLNRRGIAVMTSGIRPGQRRVLDSVGALELLRREGREYATTAEALRGARDHVDLTGPLPAEPAAEPAAVPAGPQRGSEEPVR is encoded by the coding sequence ATGAGCACCCCGCTGACACGGGCCGCCCGCTCGGTGCGCTCGCTGCTGCCCGCGCGGTCCGACCTGGCGGACGCCCGCCGGGATCCGCGCCGCGACCTGCTCGCCGGTCTCACCGTGGCGATCGTGGCGCTGCCGCTCGCGCTGGGCTTCGGGGTGTCCTCCGGACTCGGCGCGGAGGCGGGCCTCGCGACCGCCGTGGTGGCCGGGGCGGTCGCGGCCGTCTTCGGCGGCTCGAACCTCCAGGTGTCCGGGCCCACCGGCGCCATGACCGTCGTCCTGGTACCGATCTTCGGCCGGTACGGGGCGGGCGGGGTGCTGACCGTCGGCCTGATCGCGGGCTTCCTGCTGGTCGCCCTCGCCGTGCTGCGGGCGGGGAAGTACATGCAGTACGTGCCCGCCCCCGTGGTGGAGGGCTTCACCCTCGGCATCGCCTGTGTGATCGGGTTGCAGCAGGTGCCGAACGCGCTGGGCGTGGCCAAACCCGAGGGCGACCGCGTGCTGGTGGTGACCTGGCGGGCCGTCGAGGAGTTCGCGAGGACACCGAACTGGACGGCGGCCGGCCTCGCCGTCGCCGTGGCGGCGTTCATGCTGGCCGGCGCCCGCCGCTGGCCCGCCGTCCCGTTCTCCGTCGTCGCCGTCGTGGCCGCCACCGCGGTGGCGCAGCTCGCCGGTCTGGACGCGGCCGCGCCGATCGGCGACCTGCCGGCCGGACTGCCCGCGCCGTCGCTTGCCTTCCTCGACGCGGGGGCGCTCGGCTCGCTGCTCGCACCCGCGGTCGCGGTGGCCGCCCTGGCCGCGCTGGAGTCGCTGCTGTCCGCCTCGGTGGCCGACGGGATGACGACGGGGCAGAAGCACGACCCCGACCGGGAGCTGTTCGGGCAGGGCCTCGCCAACATCGCGGCCCCGCTGTTCGGCGGGGTGCCCGCCACCGGCGCCATCGCGCGCACCGCGGTCAACGTCCGCACCGGCGCGCGCTCCCGGCTCGCCGCACTGACCCACGCCGCCGTCCTCGCGGTGATCGTCTTCGCCGCCGCGCCGCTCGTGTCGAGGATCCCGCTCGCCGCGCTCGCGGGCGTGCTGCTGGCCACCGCGGTCCGCATGGTCGAGGTCGCCTCGCTGAAGGCGATGGCGCGCGCCACCCGCTCGGACGCGCTGACCCTCGTCCTCACGGCCGCCGCGACCCTCGCCCTCGACCTGGTCTACGCCGTGATCATCGGCCTCGCCGTCGCGGGCGCCCTCGCCCTGCGCGCGGTCGCCCGGCAGGTCCGCCTCGACCGGATGCCGCTGGACGGGACGGACGGGCCGGGCGAGGGCGAGCGCACGGCCGCGGCTGACGCCCTGTCGGCCGGGCACATCGTCGCCTACCGCATCGACGGCCCGCTGTTCTTCGCCGCCGCCCACCGCTTCCTGCGGGAACTGGGCGAGGTCACCGGGGCCCGGGTGGTCGTCCTGCGCATGTCGCGGGTGACGACGGTGGACGCCACCGGCGCACTGGTCCTCAAGGACGTGGTGGAGAAGCTGAACAGGCGCGGCATCGCCGTGATGACCTCGGGGATACGGCCGGGACAGCGCCGGGTCCTCGACTCGGTCGGCGCGTTGGAGCTGCTGCGCCGAGAGGGCCGCGAGTACGCGACCACAGCGGAGGCGCTGCGCGGCGCGCGCGACCATGTCGACCTGACCGGGCCGCTGCCCGCCGAACCCGCAGCCGAACCCGCCGCCGTACCCGCCGGGCCGCAGCGCGGCAGTGAGGAACCCGTCCGATGA
- a CDS encoding CGNR zinc finger domain-containing protein — translation MHVNPYGRPLLDNVIDLLNRPPTGIEDIAARWVAVGMPLENEAREGDAALVRDYLRGWRRLVDAEDEPARVAVLNALLTRYAGPPTVTDHDGSGWHLHYRPDGAGLGAVLAASTTVAAAQHLTAHGMRRLGRCALPECGDAYVDHSRPGRQRYCSHACANRDAVRRHRRAAREAGS, via the coding sequence GTGCATGTAAACCCTTACGGGCGCCCTCTGCTGGACAACGTGATCGACCTGCTCAACCGGCCGCCCACCGGCATCGAGGACATCGCCGCGCGCTGGGTCGCCGTCGGCATGCCGCTGGAGAACGAGGCGCGCGAGGGTGACGCCGCGCTGGTGCGCGACTATCTCCGCGGCTGGCGGCGCCTGGTCGACGCCGAGGACGAACCGGCCCGCGTCGCGGTCCTCAACGCACTGCTGACCCGCTACGCGGGACCGCCCACCGTCACCGACCACGACGGCAGCGGCTGGCACCTGCACTACCGGCCCGACGGCGCGGGTCTGGGCGCGGTCCTCGCCGCCTCCACCACCGTCGCGGCGGCCCAGCACCTCACCGCGCACGGCATGCGGCGCCTCGGCCGCTGCGCCCTGCCCGAGTGCGGCGACGCCTATGTCGACCACAGCCGGCCGGGACGCCAGCGGTACTGCTCCCACGCCTGCGCCAACCGCGACGCCGTACGGCGCCACCGCCGGGCCGCGCGGGAGGCCGGCTCGTAG
- a CDS encoding DUF309 domain-containing protein: MSSTSSDRAVGARDRDSEGRARNARPRDGLGRPLPYGADGVARQPEGVVRTPDRTVAEAQTLLDAGRPFHAHEVFEDAWKSGPETERGLWRALAQLAVGLTHSARGNVTGGARLLRRGAQGVRDWAADSGVREPYGMDVAGLVGWARALADAVEDGTAGAVDAARSAPRLRAGA; the protein is encoded by the coding sequence ATGAGCAGCACATCATCCGACCGGGCGGTCGGCGCGCGGGACCGGGACAGTGAGGGGCGGGCGCGCAACGCCCGGCCACGCGACGGCCTGGGGCGCCCGCTGCCCTACGGCGCGGACGGAGTGGCGCGGCAGCCCGAGGGGGTGGTGCGCACCCCGGACCGGACGGTCGCCGAGGCGCAGACGCTGCTGGACGCGGGACGGCCCTTCCACGCGCACGAGGTCTTCGAGGACGCCTGGAAGTCCGGGCCCGAGACCGAGCGCGGGCTGTGGCGCGCGCTGGCCCAGCTCGCGGTGGGCCTCACGCACTCCGCCCGCGGCAATGTGACCGGCGGCGCCCGCCTGCTGCGGCGCGGTGCGCAGGGCGTACGGGACTGGGCGGCGGACTCCGGGGTGCGGGAGCCGTACGGCATGGACGTGGCCGGGCTCGTGGGCTGGGCGCGGGCACTGGCCGACGCCGTGGAGGACGGGACGGCCGGGGCGGTGGACGCGGCACGGAGCGCGCCCCGGCTGCGCGCCGGGGCGTAG
- a CDS encoding ATP-binding protein, producing MTVTTRLEALPHRHVLTVPTLPSAVRLARETAEQALTEWGVSLLHPAVGQALLIVSELVTNAVRHAAALSPQTTVLYAAGADCLAFGVHDRHPYRPRLTGMVGGTAAGGLATVMELTLGLGGTAVVRGDADGRGKTIWITLPL from the coding sequence ATGACCGTGACCACGCGGCTCGAAGCCCTGCCCCACCGCCACGTCCTGACCGTGCCGACACTGCCGTCCGCCGTGCGCCTGGCGCGGGAGACGGCCGAGCAGGCACTGACGGAGTGGGGCGTCAGCCTGTTGCATCCCGCCGTCGGCCAGGCGCTGCTGATCGTCAGCGAGCTGGTCACCAACGCCGTACGGCACGCGGCCGCGCTCTCCCCGCAGACCACGGTCCTCTACGCGGCGGGCGCGGACTGCCTGGCCTTCGGCGTCCACGACCGCCACCCCTACCGCCCGCGGCTGACCGGGATGGTCGGCGGTACGGCCGCCGGGGGACTGGCCACCGTCATGGAACTCACCCTCGGCCTGGGCGGCACCGCGGTCGTGCGCGGCGACGCCGACGGGCGGGGCAAGACGATCTGGATCACCCTGCCCCTCTGA
- a CDS encoding MFS transporter produces the protein MTARDRIRALPPTAPDAPRTPSRAAPAETGSGPGWLPLAACCLGTFLLLLYTSIVTVALPGIGAGLGADHGAQQWVIDVYTLALAGLLLGAGAIGDALGSRRVCLAGLAGFTLATLACGLATSPGLLIAARAGQGVAGAAMLATIVPLIGLTYARPGQRATAFAVWGAVAGAASAVGTVCGGVLTEYAGWRWLFLGSLPLCAGALALAARSLPHATVPPPPDPAPDRAPDRVPDPAREPGHAPGPDRAARGLFRTGVDWPGIVLVSVAVTGLAYAVIAGGESGWGAPNSLAGWLAALGAGGGFVLAERRCPRPILPPALVTAPRFAAVLLAAFGYYFAAFGALPALATWMQTGLGLASSAVSLVLVVQLVVFVAVSGLVSRHLHALHPAWTLGAGTILVGVGALIATAVAGRPDWPVLLPFLVLSGVGAGVVSPVLPAVAIATAPPHHAGAAGGAANAVRQLGLTLGVAVCGTLTRTSTAPRMSLACAACALVAVTTGALAVRLLLRSGTR, from the coding sequence ATGACCGCCCGCGACCGCATCCGCGCCCTGCCCCCGACGGCGCCCGACGCCCCTCGCACCCCTTCGCGCGCCGCCCCGGCGGAAACCGGGAGCGGACCGGGCTGGCTGCCGCTGGCCGCCTGCTGCCTCGGTACGTTCCTGCTGCTGCTGTACACGTCGATCGTGACCGTCGCCCTGCCCGGCATCGGCGCCGGTCTCGGCGCGGACCACGGCGCCCAGCAGTGGGTGATCGACGTCTACACCCTCGCGCTGGCCGGACTGCTGCTCGGCGCCGGCGCGATCGGCGACGCGCTCGGGAGCCGCCGGGTGTGCCTCGCGGGGCTGGCCGGATTCACCCTGGCCACCCTGGCGTGCGGCCTCGCCACCTCGCCGGGCCTGCTGATCGCAGCACGGGCCGGCCAGGGCGTGGCCGGGGCCGCGATGCTCGCCACCATCGTCCCGCTGATCGGACTGACCTACGCACGCCCCGGGCAGCGGGCGACCGCGTTCGCGGTCTGGGGCGCGGTGGCGGGGGCCGCCTCGGCGGTCGGCACCGTCTGCGGCGGCGTACTGACGGAGTACGCGGGCTGGCGCTGGCTGTTCCTCGGCTCGCTCCCCCTGTGCGCCGGGGCGCTGGCGCTGGCCGCCCGCTCGTTGCCGCACGCGACGGTACCTCCGCCGCCGGACCCGGCTCCGGACCGGGCTCCGGACCGGGTTCCGGACCCGGCGCGGGAGCCGGGCCATGCACCGGGCCCGGACCGGGCGGCCCGGGGCCTGTTCCGCACCGGGGTGGACTGGCCGGGCATCGTGCTGGTCAGCGTCGCGGTGACAGGTCTCGCCTACGCGGTGATCGCCGGCGGCGAATCGGGGTGGGGCGCGCCGAACTCGCTCGCGGGCTGGCTCGCGGCCCTCGGCGCGGGGGGCGGGTTCGTGCTCGCCGAACGCCGTTGCCCGCGGCCCATCCTGCCGCCCGCGCTCGTCACGGCACCGAGGTTCGCCGCGGTCCTGCTGGCGGCCTTCGGGTACTACTTCGCCGCGTTCGGGGCGCTGCCCGCCCTGGCGACCTGGATGCAGACCGGTCTCGGCCTGGCGTCGTCAGCGGTCTCCCTCGTCCTCGTCGTCCAGCTCGTGGTCTTCGTCGCGGTCTCCGGCCTGGTCAGCAGGCACCTCCACGCGCTCCACCCGGCCTGGACCCTCGGCGCGGGCACGATCCTGGTCGGCGTCGGCGCGCTCATCGCCACCGCGGTGGCCGGCCGGCCGGACTGGCCCGTGCTGCTGCCGTTCCTGGTGCTCAGCGGAGTCGGCGCGGGCGTGGTCTCGCCCGTGCTGCCCGCCGTCGCCATCGCCACGGCCCCGCCCCACCACGCGGGCGCGGCCGGCGGCGCGGCCAACGCCGTCCGGCAGCTCGGCCTCACCCTCGGCGTGGCGGTCTGCGGAACCCTCACCCGCACCTCGACCGCCCCCCGCATGTCCCTCGCCTGCGCCGCCTGCGCGCTCGTCGCCGTCACCACGGGAGCCCTCGCCGTCCGACTGCTGCTGCGCTCCGGCACCAGATGA